A region of Campylobacter armoricus DNA encodes the following proteins:
- the aac(6') gene encoding aminoglycoside 6'-N-acetyltransferase yields MEYFKIYQANINDLEDVLILASSLFNKPIVKLKHEFENILKDQKYAVFLLKTQQLCIGLAYVSIRYDYVEGSSSAPVGYLEGIYIRENFRRKYYAKKLLAYCEQWILNQQISEFASDCELQNINSFNFHIQCGFKEANKIICFIKKLN; encoded by the coding sequence TTGGAATATTTTAAAATTTACCAAGCAAACATTAATGATTTAGAAGATGTATTAATATTAGCAAGTTCATTATTTAATAAACCCATTGTAAAATTAAAGCACGAATTTGAAAATATATTAAAAGATCAAAAATATGCTGTATTCTTACTTAAAACACAACAATTGTGCATAGGTTTAGCTTATGTTAGTATAAGATATGATTATGTAGAAGGTAGTTCTAGTGCCCCAGTAGGATATCTAGAAGGAATTTATATTAGAGAAAATTTTAGAAGAAAATATTATGCTAAAAAACTACTAGCATATTGCGAGCAGTGGATTTTAAACCAACAAATTAGTGAATTTGCTAGTGATTGTGAATTACAAAACATTAATAGTTTTAATTTTCATATTCAATGTGGCTTTAAAGAAGCTAATAAAATTATTTGTTTTATAAAAAAACTAAATTAA
- a CDS encoding transporter substrate-binding domain-containing protein: MKKIILLFILAFSLNAKDLIVGMELAYPPFEMSDTRGNPSGISVDFLQAFAKEKNYDLTIQNIAWDGLIPALRTQKIDLIMSSMSISEQRKKVIDFTIPYAKANLSILSAKKSNINSIEDLNQKGKILALKRGSSAHLYAQKNLKNAKILVFDKENAAILEVIQAKADAFIYDQMSIYKAWKKHPEQTKAIFTPFEKTPEQWAIALNKDNTKLKEELNEFILKSKENGFFDKLSQKYLKDMQEVFKEQKLEFFF, translated from the coding sequence ATGAAAAAAATTATTTTATTGTTTATCTTAGCCTTTTCTCTTAACGCTAAAGATTTAATAGTAGGAATGGAACTAGCTTATCCTCCTTTTGAAATGAGTGATACTAGAGGTAATCCAAGTGGCATTAGTGTAGATTTTTTACAAGCCTTTGCCAAAGAAAAAAACTATGATTTAACAATTCAAAACATAGCTTGGGATGGACTTATACCTGCTTTAAGAACTCAAAAAATAGATCTAATCATGTCTTCTATGAGTATTAGCGAACAAAGAAAAAAAGTAATAGATTTCACTATACCTTATGCTAAGGCAAATTTATCAATACTAAGTGCTAAAAAATCAAATATCAACTCCATAGAAGATTTAAATCAAAAAGGAAAAATCCTTGCCTTAAAAAGAGGATCGAGTGCGCATTTATATGCTCAAAAAAACCTTAAAAATGCAAAAATTTTAGTATTTGATAAAGAAAATGCAGCTATTTTGGAAGTAATCCAAGCTAAAGCTGATGCTTTTATTTATGATCAAATGAGTATTTATAAAGCATGGAAAAAACACCCTGAGCAAACAAAAGCTATTTTCACCCCTTTTGAAAAAACACCTGAGCAATGGGCTATAGCTTTGAATAAAGACAATACCAAATTAAAAGAAGAGCTCAATGAGTTTATTTTAAAATCTAAAGAAAATGGCTTTTTTGATAAACTAAGTCAAAAATATCTCAAAGATATGCAAGAAGTCTTCAAAGAACAAAAGCTTGAGTTTTTCTTTTAA
- a CDS encoding amino acid ABC transporter permease, with product MINAFLLVFLLFLFFYLSFLSASYNFDFKAILEYKDKMIQGFFTSFFISILSLIVGVIFALILCYMSLCKIVLFNMFARVFIELIRGTPLLVQILLIYYIFADNLGLDNRYICGVLILALFASAYICEIFRAGILSVDKMQYESAKALGLSEFEIYKSVIFPQALKNILAPLSGQFSNLIKDSSLLSVIAISELTQNAQEINAFTFSTLEIYIPLALCYLILTLPISMFSRKLEKSFS from the coding sequence ATGATTAATGCTTTTTTATTGGTGTTTTTATTATTTTTGTTTTTTTATTTGTCTTTTTTAAGTGCTAGTTATAATTTTGATTTTAAAGCTATTCTTGAATATAAAGATAAAATGATACAAGGATTTTTTACAAGTTTTTTCATTAGTATTTTGTCCTTAATTGTAGGGGTGATTTTTGCTTTGATTTTGTGCTATATGAGTCTTTGTAAAATTGTGCTTTTTAATATGTTTGCAAGAGTTTTTATAGAGCTTATTAGAGGGACACCTTTGCTCGTGCAAATTTTATTGATTTATTATATTTTTGCTGATAATTTAGGTTTAGATAATCGTTATATTTGCGGAGTTTTGATTTTAGCTTTATTTGCGAGTGCTTATATTTGTGAGATATTTAGAGCAGGAATTTTAAGTGTTGATAAAATGCAATATGAAAGTGCCAAGGCTTTGGGTTTAAGTGAGTTTGAAATTTATAAAAGTGTAATTTTTCCTCAAGCTTTAAAAAATATTCTAGCGCCTTTAAGCGGACAATTTAGTAATTTAATCAAAGATAGCTCTCTTTTGAGTGTTATAGCTATTTCAGAATTAACGCAAAATGCTCAAGAAATCAATGCATTTACTTTTTCAACCTTAGAAATTTACATTCCTTTGGCTCTTTGTTATTTAATTTTAACTCTACCTATTTCTATGTTTTCAAGAAAGCTTGAAAAGAGTTTTTCTTAA
- the ppk2 gene encoding polyphosphate kinase 2 — protein MNKDKFTLIKVKKSTLEYESELKRLQIELLKFQNHVKEKGLKVLILIEGRDAAGKGGAIKRLIEHLNPRGCRVVALEKPSDVEKTQWYFQRYVTHLPAAGEIVIFDRSWYNRAGVEPVMGFCTPNEHKKFLREVASFEEMLLDSGILFFKFYFSVSKQEQKRRFEQRRKDPLKQYKLSAVDEKSQELWDKYTLAKYSMLLASNTPKCPWVIINSDNKKKARINLFKYLLNVLEYPDKIKNKYFKYDKSLVRSGEDEIRKMELSLNDEKLKKFDNK, from the coding sequence ATGAACAAGGATAAATTTACTCTCATTAAAGTAAAAAAATCAACGCTTGAGTATGAAAGTGAGCTTAAAAGATTGCAAATTGAACTTCTAAAATTCCAAAATCATGTTAAGGAAAAAGGTCTGAAGGTTTTAATTTTAATCGAAGGGCGTGATGCAGCAGGAAAAGGTGGTGCTATTAAAAGATTAATTGAGCATTTAAATCCTAGAGGCTGTCGTGTAGTTGCACTCGAAAAACCTAGTGATGTGGAAAAAACACAATGGTATTTTCAGCGTTATGTAACGCATTTGCCAGCAGCAGGGGAAATAGTGATTTTTGATAGATCTTGGTATAATAGAGCAGGTGTTGAACCTGTTATGGGTTTTTGTACCCCAAATGAACATAAAAAATTCTTGCGTGAAGTAGCGTCTTTTGAAGAAATGTTGCTTGATAGTGGAATTTTATTTTTTAAGTTTTATTTTTCAGTTTCTAAACAAGAACAAAAAAGGCGTTTTGAGCAAAGAAGAAAAGACCCATTGAAACAATATAAGCTTTCTGCTGTAGATGAAAAATCACAAGAATTATGGGATAAATATACTTTAGCAAAATATTCTATGCTTTTAGCTTCAAATACGCCAAAATGTCCTTGGGTGATTATTAATTCAGACAATAAAAAGAAAGCAAGGATTAATTTGTTTAAATATCTACTAAATGTTTTAGAATATCCTGATAAAATTAAAAATAAATATTTTAAATATGATAAAAGTTTAGTGCGTAGTGGTGAAGATGAAATTCGCAAGATGGAATTAAGTTTAAATGATGAGAAACTTAAAAAATTTGATAACAAATAG
- the dsbD gene encoding protein-disulfide reductase DsbD produces the protein MRLLMIFLFFLNLAFSNNGVLTLNEAFKVNTYSDKQGIFLKINLADRIYLYKDQTKIELNSKDITKLLNFPPTQTRENKEVIFNQLELFLPQLLLNDFIKNDKAKLTLTYQGCSEKGLCYRPVYINYELYKQNEIYTISSTKEQFKKQSEDEQIAKDLNTQNVFVTLLTFFGYGLLLALTPCILPMIPILSSLIAMKLKNNPSKKHSFYLSFIYVFFMSLAYAIAGALVGFAGSNIQGLLQQPWIIVTFASIFILLSLSMFGLYELQLPLKFQNYINKKINNKSGFFGIAIMGFLSALIVGPCVAAPLAGVLLYITNSGDVLLGGLSLFVMSFGMGMPLLLIGLGGSFLKSGAWMLKIKVFFGFIMLIMAVWMLERVLNANIILMLYGIIGVFFASFMGLFDEVKNNFDKFKKASMILVLAYSLSILLGGFMGSKSLLKPLEFNTALSLKTTSSLNFKAIKNLQELQEELQNSTKPVMLEFTATWCENCKLLEEYTFKDTKVQDLLSKYTLLKADVTHNTQEDLALMKEFNVFGPPVMIFFDKGEEKGRIIGYIDANDFLEKTLNFFAN, from the coding sequence ATGCGTTTATTGATGATTTTTTTGTTTTTTTTAAATCTAGCTTTTTCTAATAATGGAGTTTTAACTCTTAATGAAGCTTTTAAAGTAAATACTTATAGTGATAAGCAAGGAATTTTTTTAAAAATTAATCTTGCAGATAGAATTTATCTTTATAAAGATCAAACAAAAATAGAATTAAACTCAAAAGATATAACTAAACTCCTTAATTTTCCACCAACACAAACTAGAGAAAATAAAGAAGTGATTTTCAATCAACTTGAACTTTTCTTACCACAATTATTATTAAATGATTTTATTAAAAACGATAAAGCAAAGCTTACATTAACCTATCAAGGTTGCTCTGAAAAAGGTCTATGTTATCGCCCTGTATATATAAACTATGAACTCTATAAACAAAATGAAATTTACACTATAAGCTCTACTAAAGAACAATTTAAAAAGCAAAGTGAAGACGAGCAAATCGCAAAAGATTTAAATACACAAAATGTATTTGTTACACTTTTAACTTTTTTTGGTTATGGCTTATTACTAGCACTTACACCTTGTATTTTACCAATGATTCCTATTCTTTCATCTTTAATTGCAATGAAACTCAAAAACAATCCTTCAAAAAAACATAGCTTTTATTTATCTTTTATCTATGTCTTTTTTATGTCTTTAGCTTATGCTATAGCAGGTGCATTAGTTGGATTTGCAGGATCTAATATACAAGGTTTGTTACAACAACCTTGGATTATTGTCACTTTTGCAAGCATTTTCATTTTACTCTCTCTTTCCATGTTTGGACTTTATGAATTACAACTTCCACTTAAATTTCAAAACTATATTAATAAAAAAATAAATAACAAAAGTGGATTTTTCGGTATAGCTATCATGGGATTTTTATCAGCACTAATAGTAGGACCTTGTGTAGCTGCACCCCTAGCTGGAGTTTTACTTTATATAACAAATAGCGGAGATGTCTTACTGGGTGGGCTTTCTTTATTTGTAATGAGTTTTGGCATGGGTATGCCTTTACTCTTAATAGGACTTGGAGGAAGCTTCTTAAAAAGTGGGGCTTGGATGCTAAAAATAAAAGTTTTCTTTGGTTTTATAATGCTTATCATGGCTGTATGGATGCTCGAAAGAGTTCTTAATGCAAATATCATCTTAATGCTTTATGGAATTATAGGGGTATTTTTTGCTAGTTTTATGGGCTTATTTGATGAAGTAAAGAATAATTTTGATAAATTCAAAAAAGCAAGTATGATATTAGTTTTAGCTTATAGCTTGAGCATCCTTTTGGGAGGTTTTATGGGTTCAAAAAGTCTATTAAAACCTCTTGAGTTTAACACTGCTTTATCATTAAAAACTACCTCTAGTTTAAATTTTAAGGCGATAAAAAATTTACAAGAACTGCAAGAAGAATTACAAAATTCAACCAAGCCAGTTATGTTAGAATTTACAGCTACTTGGTGCGAAAACTGCAAGCTTTTAGAAGAATATACTTTTAAAGATACAAAAGTTCAAGATTTACTAAGTAAATATACTCTTTTAAAAGCAGATGTTACACATAATACTCAAGAAGATCTAGCACTTATGAAAGAATTTAATGTATTTGGTCCTCCAGTAATGATTTTCTTTGATAAAGGTGAAGAAAAAGGTCGTATTATAGGATATATAGATGCAAATGATTTTTTAGAAAAAACACTTAATTTCTTTGCAAATTAG
- a CDS encoding NAD(P)/FAD-dependent oxidoreductase — MQKKKILFLGAGYATLSTIKALPDEFFAKVEVSLINNNSYHYHTILLHKVASNEDIYSSKYDLLPLLNPKINFFQDEVVKISKDKVFTKNKEFDFDILVCGLGFEKETFGIKGMQEYALSIDNYENALKINENIYEKIKSYKHSQNDDDLKIVVCGGGLSGIEFIASLAKELRALCSKEGIAYEKIKLSIVEAMDQILPMFDKNLALKARNKLEQLGVKVYEKSKIIECEKNGIRLEGGEFIKANTIVWTAGVRGNAVIENSTDFPSIRSRIEVDAFMHPLNVENSSKYFFIGDNSIFKNPKTNTPYPPTAQLALREGAYVAKALMAMVDEKEFKQKFSFISGNTVCSIGNDYAVGTVLHKPISGILAIKLKIFIEKLWQYQLIGLKGFFK; from the coding sequence ATGCAAAAGAAAAAAATTTTATTTTTAGGAGCAGGGTATGCTACTTTATCAACTATAAAAGCACTGCCAGATGAGTTTTTTGCAAAAGTAGAAGTTAGTTTAATTAATAATAATTCTTACCATTATCATACTATTTTATTACACAAAGTAGCTTCTAATGAAGATATTTATAGTTCAAAATATGATCTTTTGCCTTTGTTAAATCCAAAAATTAATTTTTTTCAAGATGAAGTGGTAAAAATTTCTAAAGATAAGGTTTTTACTAAAAATAAAGAATTTGATTTTGATATTTTAGTATGTGGGCTTGGTTTTGAAAAAGAGACTTTTGGTATTAAAGGTATGCAAGAATATGCTTTGAGTATTGATAATTATGAAAATGCATTAAAAATTAATGAAAATATATATGAAAAAATCAAAAGTTATAAACATTCACAAAATGATGATGATTTAAAAATTGTAGTATGTGGTGGAGGTTTAAGTGGCATTGAATTTATAGCTTCTTTAGCAAAAGAACTCAGAGCTCTTTGTAGTAAAGAAGGTATTGCTTATGAAAAAATAAAACTTTCTATTGTTGAAGCAATGGATCAAATTTTACCAATGTTTGATAAAAATCTAGCTTTAAAAGCAAGAAATAAACTTGAGCAACTTGGTGTAAAAGTATATGAAAAATCCAAAATCATAGAATGTGAAAAAAATGGCATAAGACTTGAAGGAGGGGAGTTTATCAAAGCAAATACTATCGTTTGGACTGCTGGTGTTAGGGGAAATGCTGTGATAGAAAATAGCACAGATTTTCCAAGTATTAGATCACGCATAGAAGTTGATGCTTTTATGCATCCTTTAAATGTAGAAAATTCATCAAAATACTTTTTTATAGGTGATAATAGTATATTTAAAAATCCAAAAACAAACACCCCTTATCCGCCAACTGCTCAACTTGCATTAAGAGAGGGAGCTTATGTAGCTAAAGCTTTAATGGCTATGGTAGATGAAAAAGAGTTTAAACAAAAATTTTCTTTTATTAGTGGTAATACTGTTTGTTCTATAGGAAATGATTATGCAGTTGGCACGGTTTTACACAAACCAATTAGCGGTATTTTGGCGATAAAACTTAAAATTTTTATAGAAAAGCTATGGCAGTATCAACTTATAGGTCTTAAAGGTTTTTTTAAATAA
- a CDS encoding sodium-dependent transporter, with product MQRQTWSNTLTYILTVAGATIGFGATWRFPYLVGENGGGAYVLTFCIAMIFIGIPVILVENVIGRRRMLNSVDAFSGKTNDGVTISNSWKSVGYMGLLGSFGIMAYYMVIGGWVLAYIFKIVIGDFNLSSPINAQYTSQFYSSTIENNPLLIGIFTTIFVIINWIILKKGVIDGIEKSVKYLMPFLFICLLVVVIRNLTLEGASEGVKFYLTPDLSKITPKLFIDVLGQVFFALSLGFGVMITLSSHLKKNENLIKTSIYTGILNTLIAVLAGFMIFPALFSVGLTPDSGPSLVFKTLPVAFSHIPFGSIICVFFFLLLIVAALTTSLPIYQVIISVLEEKFKLAKNTAINLTLGSIFMLGNLPCILTYGPLKDITIIKGKNIFDSFDFISGNIFFVLTAFFCCIYVGWILKKDAIYELSNQNTLKGNVFKLWYYYVKFIIPLIILVIFYFGIF from the coding sequence ATGCAAAGACAAACTTGGAGCAATACGCTAACTTATATCCTTACAGTAGCAGGAGCGACCATCGGTTTTGGAGCCACTTGGCGTTTCCCATATTTGGTAGGTGAAAATGGTGGTGGTGCTTATGTTTTAACCTTTTGCATTGCAATGATTTTCATAGGCATTCCTGTGATTTTAGTAGAGAATGTCATAGGAAGACGCAGAATGCTAAATTCAGTTGATGCCTTTAGTGGAAAAACTAATGATGGAGTTACAATCTCTAATTCATGGAAAAGTGTTGGCTATATGGGACTTTTGGGAAGTTTTGGAATTATGGCTTATTATATGGTAATAGGTGGCTGGGTTTTAGCTTATATTTTTAAAATCGTCATAGGAGATTTTAATCTCTCAAGTCCAATAAATGCTCAATATACAAGCCAATTTTATAGCTCAACCATAGAAAATAATCCTTTATTAATAGGAATTTTTACAACTATATTTGTGATAATTAACTGGATTATCTTAAAAAAAGGCGTGATAGATGGTATAGAAAAGTCAGTAAAATATCTTATGCCTTTTTTATTTATCTGTCTTTTGGTTGTCGTTATAAGAAATTTAACTCTTGAAGGAGCAAGCGAGGGTGTGAAATTTTACCTTACTCCTGATCTTTCTAAAATCACTCCTAAATTATTTATAGATGTTTTAGGACAAGTATTTTTTGCCTTATCTTTAGGCTTTGGTGTGATGATAACCCTATCTTCTCATCTTAAAAAAAATGAAAATTTAATTAAAACTTCTATTTATACTGGAATTTTAAATACTCTTATAGCAGTACTTGCTGGTTTTATGATTTTCCCTGCTTTATTTAGCGTAGGTTTAACTCCTGATAGTGGGCCATCTTTGGTTTTTAAAACCTTACCTGTTGCTTTTTCACATATACCTTTTGGAAGTATAATTTGTGTATTTTTCTTTTTACTTTTAATCGTTGCTGCACTTACTACAAGCTTGCCAATTTATCAAGTAATCATTAGTGTTTTAGAAGAAAAATTTAAACTAGCTAAGAATACTGCTATCAATCTAACGCTTGGAAGCATTTTTATGCTAGGAAATTTACCTTGCATACTTACTTATGGCCCTTTAAAAGATATCACTATCATTAAAGGAAAAAATATTTTTGATAGTTTTGATTTTATTAGTGGAAATATCTTTTTTGTTTTAACTGCATTTTTTTGTTGTATTTATGTAGGTTGGATACTTAAAAAAGATGCTATTTATGAACTTTCAAATCAAAATACACTAAAAGGAAATGTTTTTAAACTATGGTATTACTATGTTAAATTTATCATACCTTTAATTATCTTAGTGATTTTTTATTTTGGTATTTTTTAA
- a CDS encoding 1-aminocyclopropane-1-carboxylate deaminase/D-cysteine desulfhydrase, with protein sequence MIVSRIDVLKYKDFEFLLKRDDLLGYINGNKARKLALFKKNKHLFKKGQRFISFGSSQSNALVALAKFCYENDFSLIFVCEKMSSFLKENPHGNLEFALKHNVELIENVNYPTRRLQALALKKDGDVFIEEGVAIKEAEFGYKQLALELSEQLSENVSIFLPSGTGASAAFLAKHSKFKVFTCACVGDSAYLKEQILSLEPNYDFSNLTILNPPKKYHFAKLYLELYELYKDLKKECGVEFDLLYDMVGFKTLLAHKEQLGGEILYIHQGGLEGNISMLKRYEYKYQ encoded by the coding sequence TTGATAGTAAGTAGAATTGATGTTTTAAAATACAAAGATTTTGAATTTTTACTCAAAAGAGATGATTTACTAGGTTATATCAATGGAAATAAGGCTAGAAAACTAGCCTTATTTAAAAAAAATAAACATTTATTCAAAAAAGGACAAAGATTTATTTCTTTTGGTTCTTCTCAAAGTAATGCTTTGGTTGCTTTGGCTAAGTTTTGCTATGAAAATGATTTTTCACTTATTTTTGTTTGTGAAAAAATGAGTTCTTTTTTAAAAGAAAATCCCCATGGAAATTTGGAATTTGCATTAAAACATAATGTTGAGTTGATAGAAAATGTAAATTATCCTACAAGAAGATTGCAAGCTTTAGCTTTAAAAAAAGATGGTGATGTTTTTATAGAAGAGGGTGTGGCTATAAAAGAAGCTGAATTTGGCTATAAACAGCTAGCTTTAGAGCTTAGTGAGCAATTAAGTGAAAATGTAAGTATTTTTTTACCCTCAGGCACAGGAGCTTCTGCTGCATTTTTGGCTAAACATAGTAAATTTAAGGTTTTTACTTGTGCTTGTGTGGGTGATAGTGCGTATTTGAAAGAACAAATTTTAAGCTTAGAGCCAAATTATGATTTTAGTAATTTAACTATATTAAATCCACCTAAAAAATATCATTTTGCTAAGCTTTATTTAGAACTTTATGAGCTTTATAAGGATTTAAAAAAAGAATGTGGAGTAGAGTTTGATTTGCTTTATGATATGGTGGGTTTTAAAACCTTATTAGCCCATAAAGAACAACTTGGTGGAGAAATCTTATATATCCATCAAGGAGGTCTTGAAGGAAATATAAGTATGTTAAAGCGTTATGAGTATAAATATCAATAA
- a CDS encoding OmpA family protein, with translation MIKNNQNNEENNFWIAYADLMAGLLFIFILLIGAIVVKYVLTQSDLQIIKENLQKQEQRLKENKEELNQKEDILKNLSQKLTNTSSTLDDVNKQKQALEANITKLNQDLNSSLDEKDQQIFALLERLNKKDEEIKELERNFDEAKTKIKELGLIKENTIKNLQAKFDTNITLDSNSGAIILPSEVLFDTNSFTLKAQAKENLKTILTQYFDSILKDENILNSIENIVIEGHTDSAGSYIYNLDLSQKRAYAVMSFIHSFYKDSRLQKLLMASGRSYSDVIMKDGKEDKEASRRIEIKFNINTNNALEKVEKYLDSK, from the coding sequence ATGATAAAAAATAATCAAAATAATGAAGAGAATAATTTTTGGATAGCTTATGCTGATTTGATGGCAGGATTGCTTTTTATATTTATTTTGCTTATCGGGGCTATAGTTGTTAAATATGTTTTAACCCAAAGTGATTTGCAAATTATTAAAGAAAATTTGCAAAAACAAGAACAAAGACTGAAAGAAAACAAAGAAGAATTAAATCAAAAAGAAGATATTTTAAAAAATCTTAGTCAAAAGCTTACTAATACTTCAAGCACGCTTGATGATGTAAATAAACAAAAACAAGCATTAGAAGCTAATATAACTAAGCTCAATCAAGATTTAAATTCAAGTTTAGATGAAAAAGATCAGCAAATTTTTGCTTTGCTTGAGAGATTAAATAAAAAAGATGAAGAAATCAAAGAACTAGAGCGTAATTTTGATGAGGCAAAAACTAAAATCAAAGAGCTGGGTTTAATTAAAGAAAATACCATTAAAAATCTTCAAGCTAAATTTGATACTAATATTACTTTGGATTCTAATTCAGGCGCTATAATTTTACCATCTGAGGTGCTTTTTGATACAAATTCTTTTACTCTAAAAGCTCAAGCAAAAGAAAATTTAAAAACTATACTCACGCAGTATTTTGATAGTATTTTAAAAGATGAAAATATCCTAAATAGCATAGAAAATATAGTCATAGAAGGTCATACAGATAGTGCAGGCTCTTATATATATAACCTTGATTTATCACAAAAAAGAGCTTATGCTGTGATGAGTTTTATACATTCATTTTACAAAGATTCAAGATTGCAAAAACTTTTAATGGCAAGTGGTAGGTCTTATTCTGATGTGATTATGAAAGATGGTAAAGAAGACAAAGAAGCAAGTCGTAGGATAGAGATTAAATTTAATATCAATACTAATAATGCTTTAGAAAAGGTTGAAAAATACCTTGATAGTAAGTAG
- a CDS encoding MotA/TolQ/ExbB proton channel family protein, giving the protein MEVKTTDDFSDLVLPEGKSSTGIIAYLKIIFIPAILYILVLLGYFGKIDFKVELHSVIMIGIIFLVALIFARHSADYASSIFEQQKDEFKLILKRYIMKHFLVIGNETKSNASFDEFAYSYVKDLRNENFASVGAAIFPMLGILGTFISIAMSMPNFNSSDTAGLEQEISVLLNGVGTAFYVSIYGIFLALWWIFFEKYGSSKFQKLLNRQKNATSDFFWSKEEIDRKYLQESLRHFEKIGTIFEHVSNEEFFKELDNTIDRKFKVFQELVNAEEKAVRLSSEHVKQTMSDLSKTQREQKDIVKTYTEIANAVNMLNSNTKDLTLRISEQYNRLLDVSSDKIAHLDKSVTSLNDKINTFSNDIEKYQNLMLENQTKLFEGFRASIIEGMHTFKEAYEEEKNIDEKISLMQEFKEESKELDEQTSQVIAKLENQKEDEKVNDKK; this is encoded by the coding sequence ATGGAAGTTAAAACAACCGATGATTTTTCTGATCTTGTATTGCCTGAAGGAAAGAGTAGTACAGGAATTATTGCTTATTTAAAGATTATTTTTATCCCTGCTATTTTGTATATTTTGGTGCTTTTGGGATATTTTGGAAAGATTGATTTTAAAGTAGAATTACATAGTGTTATAATGATAGGGATTATCTTTTTGGTGGCTTTGATCTTTGCTAGACATAGTGCTGATTATGCTTCAAGTATTTTTGAGCAGCAAAAAGATGAGTTTAAACTTATATTAAAACGCTATATTATGAAACATTTTTTAGTTATAGGCAATGAAACTAAATCTAATGCTAGTTTTGATGAATTTGCTTATTCTTATGTTAAAGATTTAAGAAATGAAAATTTTGCTTCTGTCGGTGCAGCTATTTTTCCTATGCTCGGAATTTTAGGAACTTTTATAAGTATAGCTATGTCTATGCCAAATTTTAATTCTAGTGATACAGCAGGTTTAGAACAAGAAATTTCTGTTTTATTAAATGGAGTAGGAACAGCCTTTTATGTGTCAATTTATGGAATTTTTTTAGCACTTTGGTGGATTTTTTTTGAAAAATATGGAAGTAGTAAATTCCAAAAATTATTAAATCGTCAAAAAAACGCAACAAGTGATTTTTTCTGGTCTAAAGAAGAAATTGATAGAAAATATCTTCAAGAAAGCTTACGACATTTTGAAAAAATAGGCACAATTTTTGAGCATGTGAGTAATGAAGAATTTTTCAAAGAACTTGATAATACTATAGATAGGAAATTCAAAGTTTTTCAAGAACTTGTAAATGCTGAAGAAAAAGCTGTGAGGCTTAGTAGTGAGCATGTGAAGCAAACAATGAGTGATTTATCTAAAACTCAAAGAGAGCAAAAAGATATAGTTAAAACTTATACTGAAATTGCTAATGCAGTTAATATGCTAAATTCTAATACTAAGGATTTAACTTTAAGAATTTCAGAACAATACAATAGGCTTTTAGATGTTAGTTCTGATAAAATTGCTCATTTAGATAAAAGTGTTACTTCCTTAAATGATAAAATTAATACTTTTTCAAATGATATTGAAAAATATCAAAATTTAATGCTTGAAAATCAAACAAAACTTTTTGAAGGCTTTAGGGCAAGTATTATAGAAGGTATGCATACTTTTAAAGAGGCTTATGAAGAAGAAAAAAATATTGATGAAAAAATTTCGCTAATGCAAGAGTTTAAAGAAGAAAGTAAAGAATTAGATGAGCAAACTTCACAAGTTATTGCAAAGCTTGAAAATCAAAAAGAAGATGAAAAAGTAAATGATAAAAAATAA